From Daucus carota subsp. sativus chromosome 6, DH1 v3.0, whole genome shotgun sequence, the proteins below share one genomic window:
- the LOC108227851 gene encoding protein phosphatase inhibitor 2 isoform X1, producing the protein MSSGKVRWNEANLCEIEANKPVRQKIAEPKTPYHQMIDDDGSLSPTCSFEEGTANSVHGDEKGSALSDVASSRRYNSHRSGWTSSEDEADAMDEDGSSSEKRDSFGEHRRAHYDEFRKVKELRQKGSLHEQESDEDENCQLKNRKCDVSSSVKESNIAGCKDMPPT; encoded by the exons ATGAG TAGCGGCAAGGTGAGGTGGAATGAAGCGAATCTGTGTGAAATTGAAGCAAACAAACCTGTGAGGCAGAAAATAGCAGAACCAAAGACTCCATATCACCaaatgattgatgatgatg GATCATTGTCTCCTACTTGTagttttgaagaaggtactgcCAATTCTGTGCATGGAGATGAAAAAGGTTCTGCGTTGAGTGATGTGGCATCTTCCAGAAGATATAATTCTCATCGGTCTGGATGGACATCTTCTGAAGATGAGGCAGACGCCATGGATGAAGATG GTTCCAGTTCAGAAAAGAGGGATAGCTTTGGGGAACATCGTCGAGCTCACTATGATGAATTTCGGAAGGTGAAAGAACTCAGGCAAAAGGGTTCTTTACATGAACAAGAATCTGATGAGGATGAAAATTGCCAGCTCAAGAACAGGAAATGCGATGTGTCTTCCTCCGTAAAAGAATCAAATATTGCAGGTTGCAAAGATATGCCACCAACTTAG
- the LOC108227851 gene encoding protein phosphatase inhibitor 2 isoform X2 gives MSSGKVRWNEANLCEIEANKPVRQKIAEPKTPYHQMIDDGSLSPTCSFEEGTANSVHGDEKGSALSDVASSRRYNSHRSGWTSSEDEADAMDEDGSSSEKRDSFGEHRRAHYDEFRKVKELRQKGSLHEQESDEDENCQLKNRKCDVSSSVKESNIAGCKDMPPT, from the exons ATGAG TAGCGGCAAGGTGAGGTGGAATGAAGCGAATCTGTGTGAAATTGAAGCAAACAAACCTGTGAGGCAGAAAATAGCAGAACCAAAGACTCCATATCACCaaatgattgatgat GGATCATTGTCTCCTACTTGTagttttgaagaaggtactgcCAATTCTGTGCATGGAGATGAAAAAGGTTCTGCGTTGAGTGATGTGGCATCTTCCAGAAGATATAATTCTCATCGGTCTGGATGGACATCTTCTGAAGATGAGGCAGACGCCATGGATGAAGATG GTTCCAGTTCAGAAAAGAGGGATAGCTTTGGGGAACATCGTCGAGCTCACTATGATGAATTTCGGAAGGTGAAAGAACTCAGGCAAAAGGGTTCTTTACATGAACAAGAATCTGATGAGGATGAAAATTGCCAGCTCAAGAACAGGAAATGCGATGTGTCTTCCTCCGTAAAAGAATCAAATATTGCAGGTTGCAAAGATATGCCACCAACTTAG
- the LOC108227850 gene encoding CEN-like protein 1, producing MSRMIEPLAAGRVVGEVVDIFSPSVKMKVTYNSNKLVCNGHELMPSVITWRPRVEIGGQDLREAYTLIMTDPDAPSPSDPYLKEHIHWIVTDIPGTTDVSFGREVLSYETPKPVIGIHRYVFVLFKQRGRHAVNGAPSSRDNFSTRCFSEEYGLGLPVAAVYFNAQRETAARRRS from the exons ATGTCTAGAATGATAGAGCCACTTGCAGCAGGGAGAGTTGTGGGAGAAGTGGTGGATATTTTCAGTCCTAGTGTGAAGATGAAGGTTACATATAACAGTAATAAGCTGGTTTGCAATGGTCATGAGCTTATGCCTAGTGTCATTACGTGGAGACCTCGCGTTGAGATCGGTGGTCAGGACTTGAGGGAAGCTTATACACTT ATAATGACAGACCCGGATGCTCCGAGCCCCAGCGATCCATATTTGAAGGAACATATCCACTG gattgtgactgatattccgGGTACAACAGACGTTTCCTTCG GAAGAGAAGTACTGAGCTACGAGACGCCAAAGCCGGTGATAGGGATCCACCGCTACGTTTTTGTTCTGTTTAAGCAGAGAGGAAGGCATGCAGTGAACGGAGCACCGTCATCGCGAGACAATTTCAGCACCAGATGCTTCTCTGAGGAGTATGGTTTGGGTCTCCCCGTGGCTGCTGTCTACTTCAATGCTCAAAGAGAAACTGCTGCAAGAAGAAGATCCTGA
- the LOC108227849 gene encoding E3 ubiquitin-protein ligase XBAT33 isoform X1 — protein MGNSFGCSASGERLISAARDGDFVEAKMLLDCNPCLAKYSTFGGLNSPLHFASAKGHNEIVALLIENGADVNSRNYCGQTALMQACRYGHWEVVQTLLLFRCKVTRGDYLSGRTALHFAAVNGHVRCLRLVVADFVPSSPYDSINGQANGGDASNCRNKPDQSALTKFVNKAADGGITALHMAALNGYFDCVQLLLNFQANVSAVTFDYGTSMDMIGAGSTPLHYAACGGNLKCCQILLANGASRSMLNCHGCLPLDVAKTWGRHWLEPLLTPNSELTVPVFTPSNYLSLPLMSILNIAREFGLQSSATTDDTDNCAVCLERPCTVAAEGCRHELCVRCALYLCSTSNIGSELLGPPGSIPCPLCRHGIISFTKLPGSQAKEIKLNMSLGLCTPCMIHTRESNHLTPACTPEIRKNRVASVSSDIFCPVTCSPFPSVAIPMCTCNDGSCPSFEPREGATEDESSRSQSPSVDEDKMLTVRPERTSCSKMFWSRRSCSREQQCNSEINS, from the exons ATGGGTAATTCATTTGGGTGCTCAGCTTCTGGAGAAAGACTGATCTCAGCAGCTAGAGATGGTGATTTTGTTGAAGCCAAGATGCTTCTTGATTGCAATCCTTGTCTTGCTAAATACTCCACCTTTGGGGGCCTCAACTCTCCCCTTCACTTTGCTTCTGCTAAAGGCCACAATGAG ATTGTTGCATTGTTAATTGAGAATGGTGCTGATGTGAATTCAAGAAATTATTGTGGCCAG ACAGCATTGATGCAAGCTTGTAGATATGGGCACTGGGAAGTTGTTCAAACTCTTCTTTTGTTCAGATGTAAA GTTACAAGAGGGGACTATCTTAGTGGGAGGACTGCTCTCCATTTTGCAGCCGTCAATGGGCATGTTAGATGTTTGAGACTGGTGGTAGCTGATTTTGTTCCGAGTTCCCCTTATGATTCTATAAATGGTCAAGCTAATGGCGGTGATGCTTCCAACTGCAGAAACAAACCTGATCAGAG cGCCTTGACAAAGTTTGTAAATAAGGCTGCTGATGGTGGTATCACTGCTCTTCACATGGCTGCACTGAATGGCTATTTCGATTGTGTTCAGCTACTGTTAAATTTCCAGGCGAATGTTTCAGCCGTCACATTTGATTATGGAACGTCAATGGATATGATAG GAGCAGGGAGCACCCCCTTGCATTATGCGGCTTGTGGGGGAAACTTGAAATGTTGTCAG ATCCTCCTTGCAAATGGTGCTAGTCGTTCAATGCTAAATTGCCACGG GTGCCTCCCACTTGATGTTGCTAAGACATGGGGACGTCATTGGCTCGAACCACTGTTAACGCCTAATTCTGAGTTGACAGTTCCAGTGTTCACCCCTTCAAATTATTTGTCATTGCCACTCATGAGTATTCTTAACATAGCAAG AGAGTTTGGTCTGCAGTCTTCAGCAACTACTGATGATACTGACAATTGTGCTGTTTGCTTGGAGAGGCCATGTACTGTAGCTGCTGAAG GCTGCAGGCATGAACTTTGTGTAAGATGTGCACTTTATCTTTGCTCCACAAGCAATATTGGTTCTGAACTATTAGGTCCTCCTGGCTCCATCCCATGTCCTCTTTGTCGACACGGTATCATCTCTTTTACTAAATTGCCGGGTTCTCAAGCAAAAGAAATTAAACTAAACATGTCTCTCGGCCTATGTACCCCGTGCATGATACACACCCGAGAATCAAATCATTTGACACCAGCTTGCACCCCTGAAATTCGAAAGAATCGTGTAGCTTCGGTATCTTCAGATATATTTTGTCCAGTTACCTGTAGCCCGTTTCCTTCGGTTGCAATTCCTATGTGCACCTGCAATGATGGATCATGCCCATCTTTTGAACCTAGAGAAGGTGCAACCGAAGATGAATCTTCTCGCTCACAATCTCCATCTGTAGACGAAGATAAGATGTTAACAGTGAGACCAGAGAGAACTAGTTGCTCAAAAATGTTTTGGAGCAGAAGAAGCTGTAGCAGGGAGCAACAATGCAATTCTGAAATAAACTCTTGA
- the LOC108227849 gene encoding E3 ubiquitin-protein ligase XBAT33 isoform X2 has translation MQACRYGHWEVVQTLLLFRCKVTRGDYLSGRTALHFAAVNGHVRCLRLVVADFVPSSPYDSINGQANGGDASNCRNKPDQSALTKFVNKAADGGITALHMAALNGYFDCVQLLLNFQANVSAVTFDYGTSMDMIGAGSTPLHYAACGGNLKCCQILLANGASRSMLNCHGCLPLDVAKTWGRHWLEPLLTPNSELTVPVFTPSNYLSLPLMSILNIAREFGLQSSATTDDTDNCAVCLERPCTVAAEGCRHELCVRCALYLCSTSNIGSELLGPPGSIPCPLCRHGIISFTKLPGSQAKEIKLNMSLGLCTPCMIHTRESNHLTPACTPEIRKNRVASVSSDIFCPVTCSPFPSVAIPMCTCNDGSCPSFEPREGATEDESSRSQSPSVDEDKMLTVRPERTSCSKMFWSRRSCSREQQCNSEINS, from the exons ATGCAAGCTTGTAGATATGGGCACTGGGAAGTTGTTCAAACTCTTCTTTTGTTCAGATGTAAA GTTACAAGAGGGGACTATCTTAGTGGGAGGACTGCTCTCCATTTTGCAGCCGTCAATGGGCATGTTAGATGTTTGAGACTGGTGGTAGCTGATTTTGTTCCGAGTTCCCCTTATGATTCTATAAATGGTCAAGCTAATGGCGGTGATGCTTCCAACTGCAGAAACAAACCTGATCAGAG cGCCTTGACAAAGTTTGTAAATAAGGCTGCTGATGGTGGTATCACTGCTCTTCACATGGCTGCACTGAATGGCTATTTCGATTGTGTTCAGCTACTGTTAAATTTCCAGGCGAATGTTTCAGCCGTCACATTTGATTATGGAACGTCAATGGATATGATAG GAGCAGGGAGCACCCCCTTGCATTATGCGGCTTGTGGGGGAAACTTGAAATGTTGTCAG ATCCTCCTTGCAAATGGTGCTAGTCGTTCAATGCTAAATTGCCACGG GTGCCTCCCACTTGATGTTGCTAAGACATGGGGACGTCATTGGCTCGAACCACTGTTAACGCCTAATTCTGAGTTGACAGTTCCAGTGTTCACCCCTTCAAATTATTTGTCATTGCCACTCATGAGTATTCTTAACATAGCAAG AGAGTTTGGTCTGCAGTCTTCAGCAACTACTGATGATACTGACAATTGTGCTGTTTGCTTGGAGAGGCCATGTACTGTAGCTGCTGAAG GCTGCAGGCATGAACTTTGTGTAAGATGTGCACTTTATCTTTGCTCCACAAGCAATATTGGTTCTGAACTATTAGGTCCTCCTGGCTCCATCCCATGTCCTCTTTGTCGACACGGTATCATCTCTTTTACTAAATTGCCGGGTTCTCAAGCAAAAGAAATTAAACTAAACATGTCTCTCGGCCTATGTACCCCGTGCATGATACACACCCGAGAATCAAATCATTTGACACCAGCTTGCACCCCTGAAATTCGAAAGAATCGTGTAGCTTCGGTATCTTCAGATATATTTTGTCCAGTTACCTGTAGCCCGTTTCCTTCGGTTGCAATTCCTATGTGCACCTGCAATGATGGATCATGCCCATCTTTTGAACCTAGAGAAGGTGCAACCGAAGATGAATCTTCTCGCTCACAATCTCCATCTGTAGACGAAGATAAGATGTTAACAGTGAGACCAGAGAGAACTAGTTGCTCAAAAATGTTTTGGAGCAGAAGAAGCTGTAGCAGGGAGCAACAATGCAATTCTGAAATAAACTCTTGA
- the LOC108225245 gene encoding homeobox-leucine zipper protein ANTHOCYANINLESS 2 isoform X2, whose protein sequence is MEGLDDMGLIGGNFHPGAMVRTREEEFESKSGSENMEVPSGDEQERPRGRSQKKKKYHRHTPFQIQELEASFKENPHPDEKQRLELGKRLSLENKQVKFWFQNRRTQMKTQLERHENLILKQENDKLRIENIAIKEAMRNPICSGCGGAAILGEISFEENHLRIENARLKDELNRMCVLTNKFIGRPLSPLPGPFPPAMSNFNLELAVGRNGFGGLGPAEASLPMGYDFGTGVPNALHVMPSTKPGMAGLDTPFEKSLLLELASNAMNELLKLTQIDNPLWFRSLDGNCETLNFEEYTRTITAIDMKPGLRTEGTRAIGMSTINSAAFVEMMMDANRWADMFPGMIGSSSTLDVISGGIGGSRNGALQLMHAEIQVISPLVPTRQARFLRFCKQHGDGVWAVVDVSVDTVCEGPNPHTFMHYRRLPSGCVVQDMPNGYSKVTWVEHAEYDESSIHHLYRPLLRSGMGFGAQKWIATLQRQCDFLASIMSSAGPSEDNSVITPNGKRSMAKLAQRMTRNFCAGVCATKHKWEVVQVGNMGEDARLMIRKGVNGPGEPSGIILSATLSVWIPVQQQQLFELLQNEELRSRWDLLSHGGQMQQMIRIPKGQDSGNRISLSCANASGGNSNQSNVLILQETSSDAFGSLIVSAAVDMSSMNVVMNGGDSSCVAILPSGFAIVPDCFPDSTGPNEMVGKESSCQGGGSLLTVGFQIMVSDLPAAKLTVESVETVNNLITRTIQGIKEAIHCN, encoded by the exons ATGGAGGGTCTTGATGATATGGGTCTGATTGGTGGTAATTTTCATCCTGGTGCAATGGTAAGGACTAGAGAAGAGGAATTTGAGAGCAAGTCAGGCAGCGAAAATATGGAAGTTCCTTCCGGTGATGAACAAGAAAGGCCGAGGGGTAGAtctcaaaagaaaaagaaataccATAGACACACTCCCTTTCAAATCCAAGAGCTTGAAGC TTCATTCAAGGAGAATCCTCACCCTGATGAGAAACAAAGGTTGGAACTTGGGAAGAGGTTGAGCTTGGAAAACAAGCAAGTCAAATTTTGGTTTCAGAATAGACGAACACAAATGAAG ACTCAATTGGAGCGCCATGAGAATTTAATTCTGAAACAAGAGAATGATAAGCTTCGAATAGAGAACATTGCTATCAAGGAAGCCATGAGAAATCCGATTTGCAGTGGGTGCGGTGGAGCTGCAATACTCGGTGAGATATCGTTTGAGGAAAATCATCTTCGGATTGAGAATGCAAGATTAAAAGATGAGCTCAATCGCATGTGTGTCCTGACTAACAAATTCATAGGAAGACCTTTGTCTCCATTACCTGGTCCCTTCCCTCCTGCAATGTCAAACTTCAACTTGGAACTAGCGGTAGGAAGGAATGGCTTTGGTGGTTTAGGTCCTGCAGAGGCATCATTGCCCATGGGATATGATTTTGGCACTGGTGTTCCAAATGCTTTGCATGTTATGCCTTCAACCAAACCTGGCATGGCTGGGCTTGATACACCGTTTGAGAAATCGTTGCTTCTTGAACTTGCTTCAAATGCAATGAATGAGTTACTGAAGTTAACTCAGATTGATAATCCACTCTGGTTCAGAAGCTTGGATGGAAATTGTGAAACACTAAATTTTGAAGAGTACACGAGGACAATTACTGCTATTGACATGAAGCCTGGTCTGAGAACTGAGGGCACCAGAGCCATTGGTATGTCAACTATCAACAGTGCGGCCTTTGTTGAGATGATGATGGATGCA AATCGATGGGCTGATATGTTTCCTGGCATGATTGGGAGTAGCTCTACTCTTGATGTAATCTCTGGTGGTATTGGTGGCTCTAGAAATGGTGCTCTGCAGTTG ATGCATGCGGAGATCCAAGTCATATCACCATTGGTCCCCACTCGTCAAGCGAGGTTTCTTCGATTCTGTAAGCAACATGGAGATGGGGTGTGGGCTGTCGTCGATGTTTCTGTTGATACCGTCTGTGAAGGTCCAAATCCACACACATTTATGCATTACAGAAGGCTTCCTTCTGGATGCGTTGTGCAAGATATGCCTAATGGTTATTCTAAG GTTACCTGGGTAGAACATGCAGAATATGATGAGAGTTCAATCCACCACCTGTACCGTCCTTTGCTCCGGTCTGGCATGGGATTTGGTGCACAGAAGTGGATTGCAACCCTTCAAAGGCAGTGCGACTTCTTGGCAAGCATCATGTCCTCTGCTGGACCCAGTGAAGACAATTCAG TTATCACACCCAATGGGAAGAGAAGCATGGCAAAGTTGGCGCAGCGCATGACTCGTAACTTCTGTGCTGGAGTTTGTGCAACAAAGCACAAATGGGAAGTTGTCCAAGTCGGGAATATGGGCGAAGATGCAAGGTTGATGATACGTAAAGGTGTTAATGGACCTGGAGAGCCATCTGGCATAATTTTGAGTGCCACATTATCTGTTTGGATTCCTGTCCAACAGCAGCAATTGTTTGAATTACTGCAGAATGAAGAACTGAGGAGTCGGTGGGATCTTCTGTCCCATGGTGGTCAAATGCAACAGATGATCCGCATTCCTAAGGGACAAGATTCTGGCAACAGAATCTCTCTTTCATGTGCTAAT GCTTCCGGTGGTAATTCAAATCAGAGTAACGTGTTAATACTACAAGAGACATCCAGTGATGCATTCGGATCACTAATAGTTTCGGCAGCTGTTGACATGTCATCAATGAATGTGGTAATGAATGGGGGAGACTCTTCATGTGTAGCCATCCTTCCGTCTGGCTTTGCAATAGTGCCGGATTGCTTTCCAGACTCCACAGGGCCTAATGAAATGGTGGGAAAAGAAAGTAGCTGCCAAGGTGGCGGTTCTCTTCTGACCGTTGGGTTTCAGATAATGGTAAGTGATCTCCCTGCAGCTAAGCTGACAGTAGAGTCAGTCGAGACCGTGAACAATCTCATTACTCGCACAATTCAAGGAATCAAAGAAGCAATCCATTGCAATTAA
- the LOC108225245 gene encoding homeobox-leucine zipper protein ANTHOCYANINLESS 2 isoform X1: MSFGGFFAGGSGSGGGGGDARLLVDSPYTNNNMAISAIPHHHLLTPPIAQPHFNSSALSLALKPKMEGLDDMGLIGGNFHPGAMVRTREEEFESKSGSENMEVPSGDEQERPRGRSQKKKKYHRHTPFQIQELEASFKENPHPDEKQRLELGKRLSLENKQVKFWFQNRRTQMKTQLERHENLILKQENDKLRIENIAIKEAMRNPICSGCGGAAILGEISFEENHLRIENARLKDELNRMCVLTNKFIGRPLSPLPGPFPPAMSNFNLELAVGRNGFGGLGPAEASLPMGYDFGTGVPNALHVMPSTKPGMAGLDTPFEKSLLLELASNAMNELLKLTQIDNPLWFRSLDGNCETLNFEEYTRTITAIDMKPGLRTEGTRAIGMSTINSAAFVEMMMDANRWADMFPGMIGSSSTLDVISGGIGGSRNGALQLMHAEIQVISPLVPTRQARFLRFCKQHGDGVWAVVDVSVDTVCEGPNPHTFMHYRRLPSGCVVQDMPNGYSKVTWVEHAEYDESSIHHLYRPLLRSGMGFGAQKWIATLQRQCDFLASIMSSAGPSEDNSVITPNGKRSMAKLAQRMTRNFCAGVCATKHKWEVVQVGNMGEDARLMIRKGVNGPGEPSGIILSATLSVWIPVQQQQLFELLQNEELRSRWDLLSHGGQMQQMIRIPKGQDSGNRISLSCANASGGNSNQSNVLILQETSSDAFGSLIVSAAVDMSSMNVVMNGGDSSCVAILPSGFAIVPDCFPDSTGPNEMVGKESSCQGGGSLLTVGFQIMVSDLPAAKLTVESVETVNNLITRTIQGIKEAIHCN; this comes from the exons ATGAGTTTTGGGGGTTTCTTTGCTGGTGGTAGTGGTAgtggtggtggcggtggtgatgCTAGGTTGTTGGTTGATAGTCCATACACTAACAATAATATGGCCATTTCTGCTATTCCTCACCATCACTTGCTTACACCACCTATTGCTCAGCCTCACTTCAACTCTTCTGCCCTCTCTCTGGCCCTT AAACCCAAGATGGAGGGTCTTGATGATATGGGTCTGATTGGTGGTAATTTTCATCCTGGTGCAATGGTAAGGACTAGAGAAGAGGAATTTGAGAGCAAGTCAGGCAGCGAAAATATGGAAGTTCCTTCCGGTGATGAACAAGAAAGGCCGAGGGGTAGAtctcaaaagaaaaagaaataccATAGACACACTCCCTTTCAAATCCAAGAGCTTGAAGC TTCATTCAAGGAGAATCCTCACCCTGATGAGAAACAAAGGTTGGAACTTGGGAAGAGGTTGAGCTTGGAAAACAAGCAAGTCAAATTTTGGTTTCAGAATAGACGAACACAAATGAAG ACTCAATTGGAGCGCCATGAGAATTTAATTCTGAAACAAGAGAATGATAAGCTTCGAATAGAGAACATTGCTATCAAGGAAGCCATGAGAAATCCGATTTGCAGTGGGTGCGGTGGAGCTGCAATACTCGGTGAGATATCGTTTGAGGAAAATCATCTTCGGATTGAGAATGCAAGATTAAAAGATGAGCTCAATCGCATGTGTGTCCTGACTAACAAATTCATAGGAAGACCTTTGTCTCCATTACCTGGTCCCTTCCCTCCTGCAATGTCAAACTTCAACTTGGAACTAGCGGTAGGAAGGAATGGCTTTGGTGGTTTAGGTCCTGCAGAGGCATCATTGCCCATGGGATATGATTTTGGCACTGGTGTTCCAAATGCTTTGCATGTTATGCCTTCAACCAAACCTGGCATGGCTGGGCTTGATACACCGTTTGAGAAATCGTTGCTTCTTGAACTTGCTTCAAATGCAATGAATGAGTTACTGAAGTTAACTCAGATTGATAATCCACTCTGGTTCAGAAGCTTGGATGGAAATTGTGAAACACTAAATTTTGAAGAGTACACGAGGACAATTACTGCTATTGACATGAAGCCTGGTCTGAGAACTGAGGGCACCAGAGCCATTGGTATGTCAACTATCAACAGTGCGGCCTTTGTTGAGATGATGATGGATGCA AATCGATGGGCTGATATGTTTCCTGGCATGATTGGGAGTAGCTCTACTCTTGATGTAATCTCTGGTGGTATTGGTGGCTCTAGAAATGGTGCTCTGCAGTTG ATGCATGCGGAGATCCAAGTCATATCACCATTGGTCCCCACTCGTCAAGCGAGGTTTCTTCGATTCTGTAAGCAACATGGAGATGGGGTGTGGGCTGTCGTCGATGTTTCTGTTGATACCGTCTGTGAAGGTCCAAATCCACACACATTTATGCATTACAGAAGGCTTCCTTCTGGATGCGTTGTGCAAGATATGCCTAATGGTTATTCTAAG GTTACCTGGGTAGAACATGCAGAATATGATGAGAGTTCAATCCACCACCTGTACCGTCCTTTGCTCCGGTCTGGCATGGGATTTGGTGCACAGAAGTGGATTGCAACCCTTCAAAGGCAGTGCGACTTCTTGGCAAGCATCATGTCCTCTGCTGGACCCAGTGAAGACAATTCAG TTATCACACCCAATGGGAAGAGAAGCATGGCAAAGTTGGCGCAGCGCATGACTCGTAACTTCTGTGCTGGAGTTTGTGCAACAAAGCACAAATGGGAAGTTGTCCAAGTCGGGAATATGGGCGAAGATGCAAGGTTGATGATACGTAAAGGTGTTAATGGACCTGGAGAGCCATCTGGCATAATTTTGAGTGCCACATTATCTGTTTGGATTCCTGTCCAACAGCAGCAATTGTTTGAATTACTGCAGAATGAAGAACTGAGGAGTCGGTGGGATCTTCTGTCCCATGGTGGTCAAATGCAACAGATGATCCGCATTCCTAAGGGACAAGATTCTGGCAACAGAATCTCTCTTTCATGTGCTAAT GCTTCCGGTGGTAATTCAAATCAGAGTAACGTGTTAATACTACAAGAGACATCCAGTGATGCATTCGGATCACTAATAGTTTCGGCAGCTGTTGACATGTCATCAATGAATGTGGTAATGAATGGGGGAGACTCTTCATGTGTAGCCATCCTTCCGTCTGGCTTTGCAATAGTGCCGGATTGCTTTCCAGACTCCACAGGGCCTAATGAAATGGTGGGAAAAGAAAGTAGCTGCCAAGGTGGCGGTTCTCTTCTGACCGTTGGGTTTCAGATAATGGTAAGTGATCTCCCTGCAGCTAAGCTGACAGTAGAGTCAGTCGAGACCGTGAACAATCTCATTACTCGCACAATTCAAGGAATCAAAGAAGCAATCCATTGCAATTAA